The Sphingobacterium lactis sequence CTATGTACCCTTGGGGATCATTACCCTGGCTTCCGGGGAAACGGGGAACGGTATCGGAATTCTCCTGTTTGGCTTCCTCTTGATTGGTAGCATCGATAATATCCTGCGTTTTACCATCTTAAAAACCTTGGGGAATGTTCCGCCATTGATCACCGTTTTTGGGGTATTGTTGGGACTGAAACTCTTCGGTATGCTTGGGTTGATTTTCGGTCCGCTGATCCTCTCCTCTGTAGGGGTACTGATCAAAGTGTATTCCAACGAATACGGCAAGGGACCTTCCATCTTGCTCGATCAACATGATTCAGGAGATCACCCGCCATTCAGCAAGTAATTAATTATCAAAATAGTGTAAGGATTGGGGCGAACAAACCGTGTTACGTCATAAAAAACAAAAACAGTGACCAAGGGCATACTTTATCCGGCGGAACCTTCGTAAATTGATAGAACAAAACGAAGGAAAAAATGAAACAACTAGAAGACAAAGTAGCTATTGTAACTGGGGGAGCCTCAGGAATAGGGAAAGCAATTGTAGAACTATTCGTCAAGGAAGGCGCTAAGGTGGTGGTTGCGGATTTGAACGAATCATTGGGAAATGATTTGATCAACAGTTTGGGTGAAGGCAATGTCATCTTTATCAAAGCGGACGCTTCCTCACCAGAGGACAACAAGAAAATCGTGGATGCGGCGATCGAGAATTTCGGACAGCTGCACATTGCGGTAAACAATGCCGGCATCGGAGGCGAGAGCAATCCCGTTGGGGACCTATCCCTGGAAGGCTGGAAAAAGGTAATCGACATCAACCTGAACGGTGTATTCTACGGCATGCACTACCAATTGCCGGAAATGCTGAGATCGGGCGGGAGCATCATCAACATGGCTTCCATCCTCGGACAGGTAGGCTTTGCGAACTCATCGGCTTATGTAGCCGCAAAACACGGCGTCGTGGGCTTAACGAAATCTGCAGGTTGGGAATATGCGACCAAGGGTGTTCGCGTAAATGCCATCGGCCCCGGATTTATCGCAACGCCATTGATCGATGAGAACCTGGATCAGGACACCTTGAAATACCTGGAAACACAGCATGCCTTCCAACGCTTGGGCAAACCGGAGGAGGTTGCAGAATTAGCGCTTTGGCTTGCTTCAGACAAGTCTTCGTTCGTCACTGGGGCCTATTACCCTGTCGATGGCGGATACTTGGCAAAATAAAGAGAAAAACATACTTTTATAGGGAAAGCATTTGGCCGACGCCAGATGCTTTTCTTTTCTGCAGATGAGCAGCCTATCTTAGCAAGAATCGGATTGGAAGGAGCCGGAAAAGTAAGGAGATTTGATTATGGAAAAGACACAACAACAACTGAATTACGAACGGGTGGCCTCGGCCATCCAATATATCCAGGATAATTTCCAGCATACGCCAAGCTTGGAAGAGATTGCCGAACATGTGCACCTGAGTCCCTTTCATTTTCATCGTCTATTTTCCGATTGGGCGGGCACCAGTCCGAAGAAATTCCTGCAGTACACCCAGGTATCATTTGCCAAACGGTTATTGAAGGAAGAGCAGCGCAGCCTGTTCGATACCCATATGATAACAGGGATGAGCAGTACGAGCCGCCTGCACGACCTTTTCATCCAGATTGAGGGCATGACCCCCGCGGAGTATAAACAAGGCGGTGATGGCCTTGAAATTGCCTACAGCTTCCAACAGACGCCTTTCGGCAAATGCCTCATCGCCTCTACAGACAAGGGCATCTGCTTTATGGCTTTTGTGGATGATGCGCAGGAAAGTTTGGCCGATCTGCGCAAGAATTTTGCGAAAGCAACCCTTCATGAACAGGAAACGGCTTTACACAAGGAGGCATTGGCATTATTTACGAATGAGGGAAACGATTTGAAAGCGATCAAACTCCACCTGAAGGGAACGCCCTTTCAGCTGAAGGTGTGGCAGGCTCTTCTGCAGATTCCCTTGGGGGAAATCAGCAGCTACAAAGCCATTGCGGAGAAAATAGAACAGCCTACCGCATCGCGTGCCGTAGGGACGGCCATCGGCCAAAATCCCATTGCTTTCCTCATCCCCTGCCATCGCGTATTGCAGAGCAGTGGCGGAATCGGCGGGTACCGCTGGAAACCGATTCGGAAGTCAGCCATGCTGGGTTGGGAATTTGCACAAACCGATAAACAGTAAACCATGAAACTATTCAATACCGCAGAACCGGAAAGAAACCTTCTACCCTATGGTGGGTCCGTACATTATTACGGTGTGATCTGTGATCGCCAGCAACATTATTACGATCGCCTGCTCCATAACATCGACTGGAAGAACGATCAGGCGGTGATCTTTGGCAAGCACATAGAGACAAAGCGCAAGGTAGCGTGGTATGGTGACCGCAGATTCGAGTACACCTACTCCAACATCCAGAAGATTGCCCTCCCTTGGACGGAGGACCTTTTGGAGCTGAAGGCCCTCGTGGAAAGAACCTCCGGTGAAACCTTCAATTCCTGTTTGCTGAACCTGTACCATGACGGTTCGGAAGGCATGGCGTGGCATAGCGATGGGGAGAAAGACCTCAAGAAGCATGGTGCCATTGCTTCGTTCACCCTCGGCGCCGAGCGTAAGTTTGCCTTCAAGCATAAAGAGACCAAGGAGAAGATCGACATCCTCTTGGAAGATGGCAGCTTACTGATCATGAAAGACGCAACACAGGACAATTGGCTGCACAGGTTGCCTCCGACAAAGGTGGCTCACGGACCGCGAATCAACCTGACGTTTCGGACGATTGAAAACGGTTAGGACATGGAATTTCCTGAAAGTCCAATAATTTCTTTACATTTGCACTAACAAACCCTAAAACAGTATATATGTAATACCATAATTCTTTCCGATACAGTCAACTGGTAGACCTGTGTGTCAACCAATGGTTTTATGCTCCAAACGAAAGAATAATGGTTATTTTACAGAACGCAACATATATACACCCCAACAAGGATATTTTATTTCATGATTTGAACCTGGTGCTGAACCCGCAGGATAAGCTTGCCCTTATCGGTAATAACGGAACCGGGAAATCCACGCTGCTCCAGATCATAGCTGGCAGATTACCGCTCAGCTCGGGTCAATTGCAGGTGGGCAGCACTCCCTATTATATCCCCCAATTACTGGACAGCTACAACGACCGGACCATCGCGGAAGCACTGGGCATCGCAACGAAGCTACAGGCTTTTCTTGCTATCCTTGACGGTGAGGCCACACCAGAAAATATGGCTGAGCTCAATGATGATTGGACCATTGAGGACCGCAGTAGGCAAGCGTTGGAACACTGGCAGCTGCACGGAATCGACCTGAATCAGAAATTGGGAACCCTTAGCGGTGGTCAAAAAACGAAGGTGTTCCTAGCAGGAATTGACATCCAGCAACCCGACCTGATCCTTATGGATGAACCGAGCAATCACCTGGATTATCTTGCCCGCGAATTGCTGTATGATTTTATCAGGGAGACCAATAAATCGCTGCTGATCGTCAGCCACGATCGAACCTTATTGAATATCCTTCCGGAGATTGCCGAAATGTCCAAATCCGGGATTACGCGGTACGGTGGAAACTACGCTTTCTATGCCGAGCAGAAGGGAATTGCACTATCGGCCCTGGATCACGACGTGAAGGCGAAGGAAAAGGAACTGCGCAAGGCGAAGGAAAAAGAAAGGGAGGCGCTGGAAAGGCAGAACAAGTTAAATGCGCGAGGGAAGAAAAAACAGGAAAAGGCAGGCATCCCGAAGATTCTGATGGGTGGACTGAAAAATAAAGCCGAGGGCAGTTCGTCGAAGTTGAAGGGAATCCATCAGGATAAGATATCCGGGATTAAGGAACGCCTTCAGGACCTGCGGACACATCTTCCGGAAATTGACCAGATGAAATTCGGTTTCCAGCAATCGGGACTCCACCTGGGTAAGACATTGATCGAAGCCGATGCCATCAATTATCAGATCAACGGGAAAAATCTGTGGTCGAGCGACCTCAGCTTTCAGATCAACTATGGCGATCGATATGCACTAAAGGGAATGAACGGTTCCGGAAAAACGACCTTGATCAAGCTTCTGCTTGGCGAATATCTCCCAACTACCGGGACACTCAAGCGCGCCCCCATCAATGCGATCTATGTGGACCAAGATTATTCCCTGATCAAGAGTAACCTTTCCATATACGAGATGGCCCAATCTTTCAATACCGCAGCTCTGCAGGAACACGAAGTTAAAATCAGGCTCAACAGGTTCCTCTTTGGGAAGGAGACGTGGGACAAATCCTGTACTTTTTTAAGTGGAGGGGAAAGGATGCGGTTACTTTTATGCTGCCTGAACATCGCCAGCCAAGCACCCGACCTTATTGTCCTGGATGAACCGACCAATAATATCGATATACAGAATATTACAATTTTAACATCGGCAATCCAATCCTATCAGGGGACATTGATCGTGGTATCCCATGATCAGTACTTCTTGGAAGAGGTGGAAGTGACAAAGGAGATAGCGCTATTCTAACGAATTATGCAAAAATAATTACGTAATTAATGATGTTCCATTTTGTAGCAAATTTGCTGTTCATCACGTTGTTAAGCCAAACGCTTCTAGGAATTGACATATTATTAATTTAAAATAAAACAATTAATAACACATAACTGTTTGATAATAACACAGATTAACTTAAATTTGATCTGAACAATTATTACGCATTGACCTGCATTTACAGTATTAGTTAACCAAATTGGGGCACGATGAAATTCAAATTCTTACTCTTGATATGCTTTGCCTTCCTTATAGGCTGTAAGGAGGAAGACATGTCTCCAATTGAAGGAGATTTGAATAAAGCCCTTTTGGAAAAAAACATCTGGAAAAATGAGGTTGATGTCGATGAGCAATTTACCGATAATAGCGATGCACAGAAATACATGCGTGTTTCCACCATCAGCTTCACGGGCAGCCATTATAGCCAGACCGTCAGTAAGCATTCTTCCTCCCTGCAAGGCGTACCTCCCGATTCATCCTACACCGAATTCTGGGGAGAATATGAATTGTCTGGTGCAGATTCCATCCTGACGCTGCATTATAAAATACATTCAGATATGGCTGAGCGTTGGATCCCCAATTCGGACTCCCTTGTTTTCCAAACCCGTTTCAAGATCATTTCCTTAACCGAACAAGAGTTGGCCATTAAGCCCCTTTTGGACTCCCTGAAAACTTCCTACTCGCCAGTAATGACGTATAAGGCGGTTAAGTAGTGTGTTTTTGCGTTTTCCCCTCGACTATTTCTTGCCAGAACATGACGAAGTATATCCTTTGAAAACACAGTAAATAATCGTAAATAAGTAATACCATAGTATTATTTAATACAGCTTTTAATGATTTACTAATACGATGATATTACTTATTTCACCAGCAAAAGCACAGGCGAAAATTGCAGAATCAATCCGTAAAAGACGGCTGGCTATGGAATTGACGCAAGAAGGTCTTTCGGAAAGGTCTGGAGTACCACTTCCCACCTTACGAAAGTTTGAACAAAAGGGGAATATTTCCTTAACGGCCTTAGTCAAACTACTGATGATTGTGGGTGGGCTTGAAGATGTATTAACCGCACTAACCCCCGAGAAACGACAGTTCAACACCATCGAAGAGGTGTTAAAAGCATCAACAGTCCGGGAGCGGCAAAGAGGAAAAAAAAAATGAAAATCCCAATTACGCAAAATAAAAAGGTGCACCAATACGGTGCACCTTTGTCAGTTTAGGATTGAAAAAATAGCACTTATTTTTAACTACCAGCCTTCATTCTGCTTAATGATGCCTTTGCTGTTATCAATTTCCCGTTGCGGAACCAACCAGATATGGTTCGCTTTTGGATTGAATTTCCGGGCCGGCCAAATTTCCTTTCCTTTGGAA is a genomic window containing:
- a CDS encoding ABC-F family ATP-binding cassette domain-containing protein, producing the protein MVILQNATYIHPNKDILFHDLNLVLNPQDKLALIGNNGTGKSTLLQIIAGRLPLSSGQLQVGSTPYYIPQLLDSYNDRTIAEALGIATKLQAFLAILDGEATPENMAELNDDWTIEDRSRQALEHWQLHGIDLNQKLGTLSGGQKTKVFLAGIDIQQPDLILMDEPSNHLDYLARELLYDFIRETNKSLLIVSHDRTLLNILPEIAEMSKSGITRYGGNYAFYAEQKGIALSALDHDVKAKEKELRKAKEKEREALERQNKLNARGKKKQEKAGIPKILMGGLKNKAEGSSSKLKGIHQDKISGIKERLQDLRTHLPEIDQMKFGFQQSGLHLGKTLIEADAINYQINGKNLWSSDLSFQINYGDRYALKGMNGSGKTTLIKLLLGEYLPTTGTLKRAPINAIYVDQDYSLIKSNLSIYEMAQSFNTAALQEHEVKIRLNRFLFGKETWDKSCTFLSGGERMRLLLCCLNIASQAPDLIVLDEPTNNIDIQNITILTSAIQSYQGTLIVVSHDQYFLEEVEVTKEIALF
- a CDS encoding bifunctional transcriptional activator/DNA repair enzyme AdaA, whose product is MEKTQQQLNYERVASAIQYIQDNFQHTPSLEEIAEHVHLSPFHFHRLFSDWAGTSPKKFLQYTQVSFAKRLLKEEQRSLFDTHMITGMSSTSRLHDLFIQIEGMTPAEYKQGGDGLEIAYSFQQTPFGKCLIASTDKGICFMAFVDDAQESLADLRKNFAKATLHEQETALHKEALALFTNEGNDLKAIKLHLKGTPFQLKVWQALLQIPLGEISSYKAIAEKIEQPTASRAVGTAIGQNPIAFLIPCHRVLQSSGGIGGYRWKPIRKSAMLGWEFAQTDKQ
- a CDS encoding helix-turn-helix domain-containing protein, whose product is MILLISPAKAQAKIAESIRKRRLAMELTQEGLSERSGVPLPTLRKFEQKGNISLTALVKLLMIVGGLEDVLTALTPEKRQFNTIEEVLKASTVRERQRGKKK
- a CDS encoding alpha-ketoglutarate-dependent dioxygenase AlkB family protein; this encodes MKLFNTAEPERNLLPYGGSVHYYGVICDRQQHYYDRLLHNIDWKNDQAVIFGKHIETKRKVAWYGDRRFEYTYSNIQKIALPWTEDLLELKALVERTSGETFNSCLLNLYHDGSEGMAWHSDGEKDLKKHGAIASFTLGAERKFAFKHKETKEKIDILLEDGSLLIMKDATQDNWLHRLPPTKVAHGPRINLTFRTIENG
- a CDS encoding SDR family NAD(P)-dependent oxidoreductase; the encoded protein is MKQLEDKVAIVTGGASGIGKAIVELFVKEGAKVVVADLNESLGNDLINSLGEGNVIFIKADASSPEDNKKIVDAAIENFGQLHIAVNNAGIGGESNPVGDLSLEGWKKVIDINLNGVFYGMHYQLPEMLRSGGSIINMASILGQVGFANSSAYVAAKHGVVGLTKSAGWEYATKGVRVNAIGPGFIATPLIDENLDQDTLKYLETQHAFQRLGKPEEVAELALWLASDKSSFVTGAYYPVDGGYLAK